A single Polynucleobacter acidiphobus DNA region contains:
- the modB gene encoding molybdate ABC transporter permease subunit translates to MLDTQAIFLSLQLAFWTLVVLIPIGIWVGYQLAQAGDWKSWAEAALALPLVLPPTVLGYYFIVAFAGKSLFGEPLVFSFTGLLIASIIVNLPFAIQPIQRAYEAIPTEIKEAAKVSGLSTWQRFRLIELPLAWRGILSGAAMTFAHTLGEFGVVLMVGGAIPGETKTASIAIYDKVQTFDSAGAGALSVILLLISLVAIAISYGVFGRNTAGVRRA, encoded by the coding sequence TTGTTAGATACCCAAGCGATTTTCCTATCCCTGCAGTTGGCCTTTTGGACTTTGGTGGTCTTGATCCCCATCGGGATCTGGGTTGGCTATCAGCTAGCCCAAGCCGGTGACTGGAAGTCCTGGGCTGAGGCAGCGCTCGCCCTGCCCTTGGTATTGCCGCCCACGGTCTTGGGTTACTACTTCATCGTGGCATTTGCAGGCAAGAGCCTCTTTGGGGAGCCCCTCGTGTTTTCATTCACCGGTCTCTTGATTGCCTCCATCATCGTCAACCTTCCCTTTGCAATCCAACCCATCCAGCGGGCCTACGAAGCTATCCCTACCGAGATCAAGGAAGCAGCCAAGGTCAGTGGGCTAAGCACTTGGCAGCGCTTTCGCTTGATTGAACTACCCTTGGCCTGGCGTGGCATCTTAAGCGGCGCAGCAATGACCTTTGCCCATACCTTGGGTGAGTTTGGAGTAGTCCTCATGGTAGGCGGTGCAATTCCGGGAGAAACCAAAACTGCATCGATCGCAATTTACGACAAGGTGCAGACGTTTGATAGCGCAGGGGCCGGTGCTCTTTCTGTGATCCTGTTGCTGATCTCGCTTGTTGCCATTGCCATTTCCTATGGGGTCTTTGGTCGCAACACTGCTGGAGTGCGACGTGCTTAA
- a CDS encoding ABC transporter ATP-binding protein produces MGSLVATLLECDVLKVHLQQTLPNPLSIQLEIDAGEVHALVGPSGSGKTSILRSIAGLHHPEFAYIECDQEVWLNRDPARGPMIILPPNQRSCGFLFQQYALFPHLSALDNVCMALYNTISDPQKRRTEARRWLDELNIGELGERLPKQLSGGQQQRVALARALARSPKMLLLDEPFSAIDIPTRQKLYQTLAKLRKQLNIPIILVTHDLREAHLLADRITVLDQGVGLQTANPQSLFTKPRNARVAQLVGIPNLFHGVFNGGTLSWGSSPWTFQVIDKGRIPPNAEVAWVIPQEGLSVYSDPEDQRIPCRVKAISALGQIALIEFSIDGLDECLSWEASVAEVKRLGLTRDAQAYLELDCKLIHIMPLRPINDPRRFVGVT; encoded by the coding sequence ATGGGGTCTTTGGTCGCAACACTGCTGGAGTGCGACGTGCTTAAGGTTCATCTTCAGCAAACCCTTCCCAATCCCCTCTCGATTCAGCTAGAAATCGATGCCGGTGAAGTTCATGCCTTAGTGGGCCCCTCTGGTAGTGGCAAGACGAGTATCTTGCGCTCCATTGCCGGCCTTCATCATCCTGAATTCGCTTATATCGAATGCGATCAAGAGGTCTGGCTTAATCGTGATCCAGCCCGTGGGCCTATGATCATCTTGCCACCCAATCAACGCTCATGCGGATTTTTATTTCAACAATACGCTCTATTTCCTCATCTCAGTGCTCTCGATAACGTATGCATGGCGCTATACAACACCATCAGCGATCCGCAAAAGCGTAGGACCGAAGCCCGGCGTTGGCTCGATGAACTCAATATTGGTGAACTTGGAGAACGCTTACCTAAACAACTATCGGGTGGGCAGCAACAGCGCGTTGCCCTCGCGCGTGCCTTAGCACGTTCACCCAAAATGCTTTTGCTTGATGAGCCTTTCTCAGCAATTGATATACCGACTCGCCAAAAGCTTTATCAAACGCTGGCCAAGCTTCGCAAGCAACTCAACATCCCCATCATCTTGGTCACGCATGATCTGCGTGAGGCCCATTTATTAGCCGACCGCATCACCGTGCTCGATCAAGGTGTGGGTTTACAGACCGCCAATCCACAATCCTTATTTACCAAGCCGCGCAATGCACGCGTGGCCCAGCTGGTTGGCATTCCTAATCTCTTTCATGGGGTATTTAATGGCGGCACCCTGTCGTGGGGCTCAAGCCCCTGGACCTTTCAAGTGATTGATAAAGGTCGCATTCCACCCAATGCGGAGGTGGCATGGGTGATTCCTCAAGAGGGGCTCAGTGTGTATTCTGATCCAGAGGACCAACGCATTCCGTGCCGCGTGAAAGCGATTAGTGCTTTAGGTCAAATTGCGCTGATTGAGTTCTCGATTGATGGTCTTGATGAATGCTTAAGCTGGGAAGCCTCGGTCGCAGAAGTTAAGCGTCTAGGTTTAACTCGGGATGCGCAGGCTTATCTGGAGCTCGATTGCAAGTTGATTCATATTATGCCGCTGCGCCCAATTAACGACCCGCGACGTTTTGTTGGTGTTACTTAA
- a CDS encoding O-succinylhomoserine sulfhydrylase: MKKSIRPKPNLKTLAPETLAVRAGTRRSSDYQEHSEAMFLTSSFCFNSAEEAEHGFANADQGFIYSRFTNPTVSMFQDRLAALEGGEACIATSSGMAAILTTAMAHLQAGDHVVCSKSVFGATTQLFSSILSRFGITTSYVAIADPKAWQAAVQSNTKLFYLETPSNPLTEIADIAGIAKIAKKAKALLVVDNCFCTPALQKPLALGADVVIHSATKYLDGQGRVVGGAIVGSRDFVMGKVFPFVRTAGPTLSAFNAWVFLKGLETLELRMQAQSANALALALWLEKQAGVERVYHPGLKSHPQHALAKRQQKAGGPIVSFVLKGGKKAAYKLINQTRLCSITANLGDTRTTITHPASTTHARITPQARKDAGIVDGLVRIAVGLENIDDLKRDLLAGLKK, encoded by the coding sequence ATGAAAAAATCCATACGGCCTAAACCTAATCTCAAAACCTTGGCACCTGAGACCCTAGCGGTCCGTGCTGGTACTCGTCGTTCAAGCGATTATCAAGAACACTCAGAAGCAATGTTCTTGACCTCCAGCTTTTGCTTTAATTCAGCCGAAGAGGCAGAGCATGGTTTTGCCAATGCCGATCAAGGTTTTATCTACTCACGGTTTACTAATCCAACCGTTAGTATGTTTCAGGATCGTCTTGCGGCACTCGAAGGTGGTGAGGCATGCATTGCCACATCCTCTGGAATGGCCGCCATTCTGACCACAGCGATGGCGCATCTGCAGGCAGGTGATCATGTGGTGTGCTCAAAATCCGTATTTGGTGCAACCACCCAGTTGTTCTCATCGATTCTGAGTCGCTTTGGCATTACGACAAGCTATGTGGCAATTGCTGACCCAAAGGCATGGCAAGCAGCGGTGCAAAGTAATACCAAGCTCTTTTATCTAGAGACTCCGTCTAATCCTCTAACGGAGATTGCTGATATTGCAGGCATTGCCAAGATTGCCAAGAAAGCCAAGGCTCTATTGGTGGTGGATAACTGTTTTTGTACTCCAGCCTTACAAAAGCCCCTGGCCCTCGGCGCGGATGTGGTAATTCATTCGGCGACTAAGTATCTTGATGGGCAAGGGCGGGTTGTCGGTGGAGCAATTGTGGGTAGCCGTGATTTTGTTATGGGTAAAGTATTTCCCTTTGTTCGTACCGCCGGACCCACACTCTCGGCATTTAATGCCTGGGTATTTCTAAAAGGGCTTGAGACCTTAGAGCTCAGAATGCAAGCGCAGAGTGCGAATGCCTTGGCATTGGCGCTGTGGTTGGAGAAACAAGCCGGAGTCGAGCGCGTGTATCACCCAGGTCTGAAGAGTCATCCGCAACATGCCTTAGCAAAGCGCCAGCAAAAAGCGGGTGGCCCGATTGTGTCCTTTGTACTCAAGGGCGGCAAAAAGGCAGCGTATAAGCTCATTAATCAAACACGCTTGTGTTCCATCACAGCAAACCTTGGGGATACGCGCACCACGATTACGCACCCGGCCAGCACAACTCACGCCCGCATTACACCGCAAGCACGCAAAGACGCGGGTATTGTTGATGGTCTAGTCCGGATTGCTGTTGGTCTTGAGAACATTGATGATCTCAAGCGCGATCTATTGGCCGGCTTAAAGAAGTAA
- the purF gene encoding amidophosphoribosyltransferase: protein MCGVVGTISHRPVNQLLYDALLLLQHRGQDAAGIATMSGNSFAMHKANGLVRDVFRTRNMRSLVGNAGIGQVRYPTAGSASSEEEAQPFYVSAPFGIILAHNGNLTNAPMLRSEMAYRDRRHINTSSDTEVLLNVLADELQKETNSAALDDDSIFKAVAGLNKRVKGSYAVVSLIAGFGLLAFRDPFGIRPLCIGKVDTPDGPEWMLASESVALEGLGYTFVRDVAPGEAIYIDLDGNFHTRQCAPNASLNPCIFEYVYLARPDSTIDGVTVYNVRMRMGDYLAEKIRAETDVSKIDVVMPIPDSSRPAALQVAKRLGISYREGFFKNRYIGRTFIMPGQAVRKKSVRQKLNAMRIEFKDKTVLIVDDSIVRGTTSYEIVQMARESGAKKVIFASAAPPVRFPNVYGIDMPTRSELVAYGRTHDEINDLIGADQLIYQSVEDMKKAVQDINPNIKNFEASCFDGHYITGDITEAYLDALEAARNIANKEEDRKSDPSDFARSQLHLHLANGD from the coding sequence ATGTGTGGTGTTGTTGGAACGATTTCGCATCGACCTGTAAACCAACTCTTGTATGACGCTTTGCTCCTGCTGCAGCATCGCGGACAGGATGCAGCCGGGATTGCCACCATGAGTGGTAATTCGTTTGCGATGCATAAGGCTAATGGCTTGGTGCGTGATGTATTCCGCACTCGCAATATGCGCAGTCTGGTAGGTAATGCAGGTATTGGCCAGGTACGCTATCCCACTGCTGGCTCAGCGAGCAGTGAAGAGGAGGCGCAACCGTTTTATGTCAGCGCACCCTTTGGCATCATCTTGGCACACAATGGCAACCTAACCAATGCCCCCATGCTGCGCAGTGAGATGGCCTATCGTGATCGCCGCCATATTAATACCAGCTCCGATACGGAGGTTTTACTCAATGTACTTGCCGATGAGTTACAAAAAGAGACCAATAGCGCCGCCTTAGATGACGACTCGATCTTTAAAGCCGTCGCCGGACTTAATAAGCGGGTGAAGGGATCCTATGCAGTGGTGTCGCTGATTGCTGGATTTGGTTTATTGGCCTTTCGGGATCCCTTTGGGATTCGTCCGCTATGCATTGGTAAGGTCGATACACCCGATGGGCCAGAATGGATGTTGGCTTCGGAATCGGTTGCACTTGAAGGCTTAGGTTACACATTTGTGCGCGATGTGGCGCCGGGTGAGGCGATCTACATTGATCTCGACGGGAACTTTCATACGCGGCAGTGCGCTCCGAATGCCAGTCTCAACCCCTGTATTTTTGAATACGTCTACTTGGCTCGACCTGATTCAACGATCGATGGGGTGACCGTGTACAACGTGCGCATGCGCATGGGTGACTACTTGGCCGAGAAGATTCGGGCGGAGACCGACGTGAGCAAGATCGATGTGGTGATGCCAATCCCAGACTCTAGTCGACCTGCCGCACTTCAAGTAGCAAAGCGCTTGGGCATCTCGTATCGCGAGGGATTTTTTAAGAACCGCTACATCGGTCGTACCTTCATCATGCCTGGTCAAGCGGTGCGCAAAAAGTCTGTGCGTCAGAAGTTAAATGCCATGCGCATTGAGTTTAAAGATAAGACCGTCTTAATTGTGGATGACTCGATTGTCCGCGGTACGACCTCGTATGAGATTGTGCAGATGGCGCGTGAGTCAGGAGCTAAGAAGGTGATCTTTGCATCTGCCGCACCGCCAGTGCGCTTTCCCAATGTCTACGGCATTGATATGCCAACCCGCAGTGAGCTGGTTGCGTATGGCCGCACTCATGACGAAATTAATGATCTCATCGGAGCCGATCAGCTGATTTATCAAAGCGTTGAGGATATGAAAAAAGCGGTCCAAGACATTAATCCCAATATCAAAAATTTTGAGGCATCGTGCTTTGATGGCCATTATATTACGGGCGATATCACCGAGGCTTATTTGGATGCACTCGAGGCAGCGCGTAATATTGCAAACAAGGAAGAGGATCGCAAGAGCGACCCCAGTGACTTTGCGCGCTCGCAACTGCATTTGCATCTAGCCAACGGAGACTAA
- a CDS encoding CvpA family protein: protein MQSLGAIQLTTLDYFAIGILIVSAVVGLWRGFFREIIALASWFAAAWLAYHFCNYLATEWLSAFIPNETARLAAAFLLIFVAILIAAGLLARAFQSLLSSAGLTLVDRFFGLLFGFVRGALVLVVLSTLGALTGAQETQAWQASAIRPVLEQGTGFIRSWLPESWAKQLNAISMTDRSRSARG from the coding sequence ATGCAATCACTCGGCGCCATTCAACTAACGACCTTAGATTATTTTGCGATTGGCATCTTGATAGTTTCAGCAGTGGTTGGCTTGTGGCGCGGATTTTTTCGGGAGATCATTGCACTCGCATCCTGGTTTGCTGCTGCATGGCTCGCTTACCATTTCTGTAATTATTTGGCGACCGAATGGCTCTCGGCATTTATTCCCAATGAGACCGCGCGCTTAGCCGCTGCGTTCCTTCTCATCTTTGTTGCCATCCTCATTGCAGCAGGTTTATTAGCTCGCGCCTTTCAGTCCTTACTCTCAAGCGCAGGGCTCACCTTGGTTGATCGATTCTTTGGCTTACTGTTTGGTTTTGTGCGGGGCGCCTTGGTACTGGTTGTATTAAGCACACTGGGGGCACTCACTGGGGCGCAGGAGACGCAGGCATGGCAGGCTTCTGCGATTCGGCCAGTGCTTGAGCAGGGCACGGGCTTCATTCGTTCGTGGTTGCCTGAAAGCTGGGCGAAGCAGTTAAATGCAATTTCAATGACCGATCGTTCCCGATCGGCAAGGGGCTAA
- a CDS encoding SPOR domain-containing protein yields MTFLSNLFRRKPAPQKIEPLARRTFPKRAKSSEESTEDLALTEDPEKQRARHRLIGAATLVLIAVIGLPQILDQQPKPVANDITVQIVSNIPNPAAGVLNVEPDKKPPLEVKAEPKPELAPPAPASPPVAAPKPASPAPATSNAPNKSLGLAPGEELVSTSKEPSGAADAKVAANGKFVIQIGAFASEERANGWVAKLKENKIPYYVMTRNNAEGVKLYLLRAGPFTEREAAESAEKRIRSLGLSPRIVELNKS; encoded by the coding sequence ATGACCTTCTTATCGAATCTGTTTCGACGCAAGCCTGCCCCCCAAAAAATTGAGCCCCTGGCTCGCCGCACCTTCCCAAAACGTGCAAAGTCTAGCGAAGAAAGCACTGAAGATCTTGCGTTGACGGAGGACCCTGAAAAGCAACGTGCCCGCCATCGCTTGATTGGTGCAGCCACGTTGGTACTGATTGCAGTGATTGGCTTGCCACAAATTTTGGATCAGCAACCCAAGCCAGTCGCCAATGACATTACGGTGCAGATCGTAAGCAACATACCTAATCCGGCAGCAGGCGTACTGAACGTCGAGCCCGATAAGAAGCCACCATTGGAAGTAAAAGCAGAACCAAAACCTGAACTTGCACCACCTGCTCCCGCGAGCCCTCCGGTGGCAGCACCAAAACCAGCTAGCCCAGCCCCAGCAACTTCGAATGCCCCAAATAAAAGTTTAGGTTTAGCACCAGGTGAAGAATTGGTGAGTACCAGTAAAGAGCCCTCCGGCGCAGCCGATGCCAAGGTGGCAGCGAACGGTAAGTTTGTGATTCAGATTGGGGCCTTTGCTTCCGAAGAGCGTGCCAATGGTTGGGTTGCCAAACTAAAAGAGAACAAGATTCCGTACTATGTGATGACGCGTAATAACGCTGAGGGCGTCAAGCTCTATTTACTGCGAGCTGGTCCATTTACAGAACGCGAGGCGGCAGAGTCGGCCGAGAAACGAATCCGCTCTCTTGGCTTAAGTCCACGCATCGTTGAGCTGAACAAGAGTTAA
- the folC gene encoding bifunctional tetrahydrofolate synthase/dihydrofolate synthase, with protein sequence MLFTNLDEWLSHLETAHPVGIDMGLARITRVKESLGLQFSCPVITVGGTNGKGSTCAFLESILLAAGYQVACHTSPHLLRFNERARINGADVSDAQLLNAFERVEQARCRLSDPPTLTYFEFTTLAIMDLFANAKVEAVILEVGMGGRLDAVNIVDADCAIVTSIDLDHMAYLGNTREAIAFEKAGIFRPKAIAICGDPMPPASLINHANAIGADLWLMGKDYSFTGDQQQWGWLGRGKRFSGLGYPALRGANQLLNASAVIAALIALHDRLPVSAQDIRNGLALVELPGRFQVLPGRPTVVLDVAHNPHAAATLAQSIEAMAYHPYTYAVFGAMADKDIEGVLQPMLDIVDYWYCTDLPTPRAASAHDLAKRLQALNKEALVFPNPGAAYQAALDKAGEGDRITVFGSFYTVAGVMAYRNNQAH encoded by the coding sequence ATCCTATTCACAAACCTAGACGAGTGGTTGTCCCACTTGGAGACCGCACACCCAGTGGGAATCGATATGGGTCTCGCCCGCATTACCCGGGTGAAGGAATCGCTGGGACTGCAATTTTCATGTCCCGTGATTACAGTGGGCGGAACCAATGGTAAGGGCTCCACCTGTGCCTTTCTAGAAAGCATTTTGCTGGCCGCTGGATATCAGGTGGCGTGTCACACATCCCCCCATCTCTTACGATTTAATGAGCGCGCCAGAATCAATGGGGCTGATGTTAGTGATGCCCAATTATTAAATGCATTTGAGCGAGTTGAACAAGCGCGTTGTCGATTGAGTGATCCACCAACCCTCACGTATTTTGAGTTCACCACCTTGGCCATCATGGATCTATTTGCCAATGCGAAGGTTGAAGCCGTCATCTTAGAGGTTGGGATGGGTGGGCGTCTTGATGCAGTCAATATTGTGGATGCCGATTGTGCGATTGTGACCAGTATTGATCTGGATCACATGGCCTATTTAGGTAATACCCGTGAGGCAATCGCTTTTGAGAAAGCGGGCATCTTCCGACCCAAGGCGATTGCGATCTGCGGCGACCCCATGCCCCCTGCGTCTTTAATCAATCATGCCAATGCAATCGGAGCAGATCTCTGGCTAATGGGCAAAGACTATTCATTTACGGGTGATCAACAGCAATGGGGCTGGTTAGGACGGGGTAAGCGCTTTAGTGGGCTGGGGTATCCGGCATTGCGGGGTGCTAATCAGCTTCTCAATGCCTCAGCAGTAATCGCTGCCTTGATCGCTTTGCATGATCGTTTACCAGTCAGTGCTCAGGATATTCGCAATGGCTTGGCATTGGTGGAGTTGCCTGGACGCTTTCAGGTCCTGCCGGGCAGACCCACGGTGGTATTAGATGTTGCGCATAATCCGCATGCGGCAGCAACCTTAGCGCAGAGCATTGAGGCCATGGCATATCACCCTTATACCTATGCCGTATTCGGGGCAATGGCCGATAAAGACATTGAGGGTGTACTTCAACCCATGTTAGATATTGTTGATTATTGGTATTGCACCGATTTGCCGACGCCGCGAGCAGCCTCGGCACACGATTTAGCAAAGCGCCTGCAGGCACTCAATAAAGAAGCCCTAGTGTTTCCAAATCCCGGAGCCGCCTATCAAGCGGCGTTGGATAAAGCAGGTGAGGGTGATAGAATTACAGTCTTCGGATCCTTCTATACCGTTGCAGGCGTAATGGCTTATCGAAATAACCAGGCACATTGA
- the accD gene encoding acetyl-CoA carboxylase, carboxyltransferase subunit beta, with protein sequence MSWIDKILPPQIQQSDPASRKTVPEGLWVKCGGCDAVLYSTDIEANLSVCPKCSHHMRINARKRLDHLLDPKPRVEIGESVYPVDALKFKDSKKYPDRLKQASDASGESEALVVIAGKIESIPAVVACFEFEYMGGSMGSVVGERFVRGVQEAIQKKCAFICITATGGARMQESLLSLLQMAKTNSMLTKLSQAGLPYISVLTDPTMGGISASFAFMGDVVMAEPKALIGFAGPRVIEQTVREKLPEGFQRSEFLMQKGGIDMIVDRRQMRTELAKLLALLQKIPAEKLPKQLLQTNSSS encoded by the coding sequence ATGAGCTGGATTGACAAAATACTTCCGCCCCAGATCCAACAAAGCGATCCGGCCAGTCGGAAGACCGTCCCCGAAGGTTTATGGGTTAAATGCGGTGGTTGCGATGCGGTTCTCTACAGCACCGATATTGAAGCCAATCTCTCGGTTTGCCCGAAATGCTCACACCATATGCGCATTAATGCGCGCAAACGCCTTGATCACTTATTAGATCCCAAGCCACGCGTTGAGATTGGTGAATCGGTGTATCCGGTCGATGCTCTCAAGTTCAAAGACAGTAAAAAATACCCTGATCGTTTAAAGCAAGCCAGTGACGCATCGGGTGAATCAGAAGCCCTAGTAGTAATTGCTGGCAAGATTGAATCGATTCCTGCGGTGGTGGCGTGTTTTGAGTTTGAGTACATGGGCGGCTCGATGGGCTCGGTAGTGGGTGAGCGCTTTGTGCGCGGCGTTCAAGAAGCCATCCAGAAAAAATGCGCCTTCATTTGCATTACAGCAACCGGCGGTGCACGCATGCAAGAGAGTTTGTTATCACTCCTGCAAATGGCTAAAACTAATTCGATGCTGACCAAGCTCTCGCAAGCAGGTTTGCCCTACATTAGCGTATTGACCGATCCCACGATGGGTGGCATCTCAGCCAGTTTTGCATTCATGGGCGATGTGGTGATGGCTGAACCAAAGGCTTTAATTGGTTTTGCGGGCCCACGCGTGATCGAGCAAACCGTGCGTGAGAAATTACCCGAAGGATTCCAGCGCTCTGAGTTTTTGATGCAAAAGGGCGGTATCGACATGATTGTTGATCGTCGTCAGATGCGTACCGAGCTTGCAAAATTACTCGCCTTATTGCAAAAGATCCCAGCTGAGAAGTTACCGAAGCAGTTACTGCAAACCAATAGTTCGAGCTAA
- the trpA gene encoding tryptophan synthase subunit alpha, with amino-acid sequence MSKIAGVFADLKAKNKKGLIPFVTAGDPHPDLTVDVMHALVKGGADVIELGVPFSDPMADGPVIQRSSERALAQGVTLKQCLANVQQFRQKNQTTPVVLMGYANPVEQMGHAAFAKAAKAAGVDGVLIVDYPPEECEEFAKQMRSEGIDPIFLLAPTSSQERIHHAAQIAAGYIYYVSLRGVTGASNLNTQDVASVLPLIRQETPIPVAVGFGIRDAASAKAVSKTADAVVIGSRIVQLLEEAKKGEELVVLERFIHEIRQALDHD; translated from the coding sequence ATGTCGAAGATTGCTGGTGTATTCGCAGACCTCAAAGCCAAGAATAAAAAGGGTTTGATCCCATTTGTAACGGCAGGTGACCCGCATCCCGATTTAACCGTGGATGTGATGCATGCCTTGGTGAAGGGTGGGGCTGATGTGATTGAGTTGGGTGTCCCATTCTCAGACCCAATGGCCGATGGCCCGGTCATTCAGCGCTCGTCTGAGCGTGCGCTTGCGCAAGGAGTGACACTCAAGCAATGCCTAGCTAATGTGCAGCAGTTTCGTCAAAAGAATCAAACCACCCCCGTGGTGTTGATGGGGTATGCCAATCCAGTCGAGCAAATGGGTCACGCAGCATTTGCAAAAGCCGCTAAAGCAGCTGGCGTCGATGGTGTGTTGATTGTGGATTACCCGCCTGAAGAATGCGAAGAGTTTGCCAAGCAAATGCGCAGCGAAGGTATTGACCCAATCTTCTTGTTAGCACCCACCTCCAGTCAAGAACGCATTCATCACGCAGCACAAATTGCGGCAGGTTACATCTATTACGTATCACTGCGTGGAGTAACTGGTGCAAGTAACTTAAATACGCAAGATGTAGCGAGTGTACTGCCCCTCATTCGGCAAGAGACCCCAATTCCGGTTGCCGTTGGGTTTGGGATTCGGGATGCGGCGAGTGCCAAAGCAGTTTCTAAAACAGCCGATGCGGTGGTGATTGGCAGTCGGATTGTGCAATTACTTGAAGAGGCAAAAAAGGGTGAAGAGTTGGTGGTACTTGAGCGCTTTATCCATGAAATCCGACAGGCTTTAGACCACGATTGA
- the trpB gene encoding tryptophan synthase subunit beta: MYDKPDERGHFGPYGGIFVSETLMYALNELKEAYAKYQHDPAFIEEFHYELKHFVGRPSPVYHAKRLSEQLGGAQIYLKREDLNHTGAHKINNVIGQAMLAKRMGKPRIIAETGAGQHGVATATICARFGLDCTVYQGSVDVARQAQNVYRMKLLGAKVVPVESGSKTLKDALNEAMRDWVTNVENTFYIIGTVAGPHPYPMMVRDFQSVIGEECKVQMPEMIGRQPDYVLACVGGGSNAMGIFYPYIDVPNVRLVGVEAAGRGMNTGDHSAALCAGKPGVLHGNRTYLLQDENGQIAETHSVSAGMDYPGVGPEHAWLKDSGRAEYVAISDEDALKAFHDCCRIEGIIPALESSHAVAYACKLAPTLSKDKVILINLSGRGDKDMHTVAQATGSEG; encoded by the coding sequence ATGTACGACAAACCAGATGAACGTGGCCACTTTGGCCCTTATGGCGGCATCTTTGTTTCTGAAACATTGATGTATGCATTAAACGAACTCAAAGAAGCCTATGCAAAGTATCAGCATGACCCAGCATTTATTGAGGAGTTCCATTACGAGCTCAAACACTTTGTGGGTCGTCCATCCCCGGTCTATCACGCCAAACGCTTAAGCGAGCAGTTGGGTGGGGCACAGATTTATCTCAAGCGTGAGGATCTGAACCATACCGGGGCTCATAAGATTAACAACGTGATTGGCCAAGCGATGTTAGCCAAGCGCATGGGTAAACCGCGCATCATTGCCGAAACTGGTGCGGGTCAACACGGCGTGGCAACCGCCACCATCTGTGCTCGCTTTGGTCTGGACTGCACGGTTTATCAGGGCTCTGTCGATGTTGCGCGCCAAGCCCAAAACGTCTATCGCATGAAGTTGCTCGGTGCCAAAGTGGTGCCAGTCGAGTCAGGTAGTAAAACTCTCAAAGATGCACTCAATGAAGCGATGCGCGATTGGGTAACCAATGTGGAAAACACCTTCTACATTATTGGTACCGTCGCTGGCCCTCATCCTTATCCCATGATGGTGCGTGATTTTCAGAGTGTGATTGGGGAGGAATGCAAAGTCCAAATGCCAGAGATGATTGGTCGACAGCCCGACTATGTCTTAGCGTGTGTGGGCGGTGGATCGAATGCCATGGGCATTTTCTATCCCTATATTGATGTGCCCAATGTGCGTTTGGTTGGTGTTGAGGCCGCAGGTCGTGGCATGAATACCGGTGATCACTCCGCCGCGCTGTGTGCTGGCAAACCAGGCGTGCTTCACGGCAATCGTACCTATCTCTTGCAAGATGAAAATGGTCAAATTGCAGAGACCCACTCAGTATCGGCTGGTATGGACTACCCTGGCGTGGGACCAGAGCATGCATGGTTAAAAGATTCTGGTCGAGCAGAGTATGTGGCGATCTCGGATGAGGATGCATTAAAAGCCTTCCATGATTGCTGCCGCATTGAGGGCATTATTCCGGCGCTTGAGTCTTCTCATGCAGTGGCGTATGCCTGCAAATTGGCACCAACCTTGAGTAAAGACAAAGTCATCTTGATTAACCTCTCGGGTCGCGGCGATAAAGATATGCATACCGTTGCTCAAGCAACCGGTTCGGAAGGCTAA